A region of the Kaistia geumhonensis genome:
GGGCGTGTGGGATTGTGCTCGATCGTGCTCATGACCATCCCGCTTCGAGGCAAGGATGCGTTTTCGGCCGCAGTTGTGCAACGCGGCCGCTGCGCACAGCCCTCGGTGACCGTGCCAACTGAACAGCCGACGAGACTCGGGCTATGCTCCCGGCCACGCCGGGCGAGCGCAGCGGCGAGGAGAGTGAAGATGCCGGACGCGACCGAAGACGCCCCCGCCGCGGCGACCTCCGATCGTTTCATCCTGTCGACGGTCGCCGGGCTCGCCGGCGCCTTCGTGCTGTTCGGCCTTCTGGTCGATGGCCCGCGCACCGCGCTGCAGGGCCTCGTCGCCATCCAGCTGGTGCGCGACACGCTGGTGACCGACTATATCGGCGTCGGCGGCAAGGGCGCGGCTTTCCTCAATGCCGGCCTGCTGACGCTCGTCGCCTGCGGCTTCTACTGGCGTTGCCGGGCGAAGATGACCGGCGGCGCCGTCGCAGCGCTGCTGCTGGTGCTCGGCTTCGCCCTATTCGGGAAGAACCTCCTCAATGTCTGGCCGATCGTCGGCGGCGTCTGGCTCTATTGCCGCCTGAAGGGCGAAGCGTTCGGGGCCCATCTCAACACCGCCTTCTTCGGCTGCGCGCTGGCACCGGTCGTCTCGGAGATCCTGTTCTCGACCACGCTCTCGCCGATGGTGACGCTGCCGCTGGCGGTGGCGACCGGCATCGGCATGGGGCTGGTTCTGGTCCCGGTCGCGGCCCAGCTGTTCAAGGCGCATGGCGGGCTCAGCCTCTACAATATGGGCTTCGCCGCCGGCATTCTCGGCACGCTGGTCGTCGCGCTCTATCGCTCCTACGGCTTCGTGCCGGCGCCCGTCTTCATCTGGACGCGCGGCAACAATCTGCTGCTCGGGGCCTTTCTGTTCGCGCTCTTCGCGGCGCTCGCCGCCCTCGGGCTCTGGCATGACCGCGGCGCGGCCCGGCATTTCCGCTCGATCCTCCGCATGAGCGGCCAGGCGCCGGCCGATTTCATCGGCGCGGCCGGCTTCGGCGCCACGCTGGTCAATATGGGCGTCTCGGGCGCGCTCGGAACGCTCTATCTCGTCGTGATCGGCGGCGACCTCAACGGGCCGACCATCGGCGCGCTGATGACGATCGTCGGCTTCGCGGCCGCCGGAAAGCACCCGGCCAACTTCCTGCCCGTGATGATCGGGGTCTTCATCGGCACTCTGGCCAAGCCCTGGAACGCGCATGATCCCTCGCTGCAGCTCGCGGCCCTGTTCGGCACGACGCTGGCACCGATCGCGGGACGGTTCGGCTGGCACTGGGGCATCGTCGCCGGCTTCATCCATTCCTCGGCCGCGCTCGCCGTCGGCGACCTGCATGGCGGGCTGGTGCTCTACAACAACGGCTTCGCGGCCGGCCTCGTCGCCTCCGTCCTCGGCCCGGTCGTCGCCGTGATCAAGGGCAGGAAGGTCGAGGCCTGAACGGATCAGGCTGCGGGCGCGGGCCGGGCGAGCAGGAACAGCCAGGTCACCAGCACGAAGGGCATGGTGAGCGCCGGCAGGCCGAACGGCGCGAGGCCGGCGTTGAGCGCCGCCTGCGCGATCACCGTGACCACCGTGCCGAACGCCGCATAGGCGAGCCCGCGCGGCGTCGGCTTGCCGAAGACGGTACCGAGCGCCACCGCCGTCAGCACCGGGCTGAAGCCGAGCAGCCCGCCCGTGACGAGATCGCTCTCCGCGCCGGCAAGATGCGCCACCGCGACCGCGATGACGGCGCCGGCGAGGGCGAGCAGCGCCGCCGGCAGCGAAGCGACCGCGAGCCCGGCGAGGAAGAGCAGCGCGGCGATGATGCTGTCCTTCAGGAACACCTGACTGATGCTGAGCGCGACGCCTGCGAGAAAGGCGCCCGGCGCGAGCGGATCGCTGGCGACCACCGTCGCGCCGCCGGGCAGCACGGCCGTGGGCAGTCCGCCGGCCGGCAGCCCGGCGAAGCCGTGGCTGGCGAGCAGGAACAGCCAGGCCGTGAGGACGAAGCCGAAGGTCAGGCCGGGAACGGCATGGACCTTCAGGAACCGGCCGACAGCCTCGCTCACGACGACGGAGAAGGCGCCAGCGATCACCACGAAGACGAAGTGCATCGCGCCGGGCGCAAGGAAGGTGCCGAGCGCGAGCCCGGTCAGGAGGGCATTGTAGCCGTAGAGCCCGACCCGCCAAGAGGCGCGATCGAAGCCGCCGACAAGCGCCGTTCCGGTCGCGACGGCAAGCGCAAGCAGCCCGGCGAGCGCGACCAGCGGCGCGTCGACGGCGAATGCTCCCCAGACGATCGCCGCCACGAAGAACAGCCCGGTCAGCGGGTTGTCCATGAACATGACCTGGCCGGCGCCGCGCAGCATGACATCGATGAAGCGGATCGCCGGCGATGCGCCCGCCGCGCGCTCGAAACCCTGCAGAATCCGTTCCATCGCCAGGTCCCCCGCCTTCCGGAAGCGTGCACCCGGCGCCATGGCCGGCGCAAGCAGGTATCAGCGGCGAACGGCGTCGAGAAGATCGAACAGCCGCGCGCCGACGCGCTCCGGGTGATAGCGCATAGCGGCGCGCTGAAGGTCGCTTCGGAGCTGCCTCTGCTCGTCCGCTTCGAGGGTGACGAGTTCCCGCATGCGCGCCGCGAGCGATCCGGCATTGTGGGGCTTGTAGAGAAACCGCCGCGCGGCCAGCGGAAGGATATCGCGCAGCTGCCGGACGTCCGGCGCCACGATCGGCCGGCCGAAGGTCATGGCGAGCAGCGCCACGCCGGAGCTCAGCAGCGAGCGATAGGGGAGCACGAGCCCGCGCGCGCGCCGAATGAGCGCCGGAAGATCGCCATCTTCCACCCGGCGCGGCGAAACGGCGATCGAGGGTGCTCCATCCAGCAGCGGCTGCATCTCTTCGAAGAAGCGCGGGCCGGGCTCGCCCATCACGTCGATGCCGATATCGGGCGCCAGCCTTGCCGCCTCCGCCAGCAGATCGAGCCCCTTGTAGGCGCGCAGCATGCCGACGGTCAGGAGCCGTGTCGCCTGCCAGTCGGGCTCGATGGAGAGGGTGTCCGCCTCCGGCTCGTAGGCGCCGAAATAGGCGGGATGCGGCAGGAGGACGAGCTTCGATCGGTCGATGGCGCATTGGCCGGCCAGCGCCTCGGCCGCCGCCTCGTGATGGACGAGAATGAGCGACGCCTGCCCGGCGAGGCGGCGACGGAGCGCGAAGAACAGGTCCAGATGGCGCGGCTCGTGCGGCAGCGCGTTGTGAACCGTCCAGACGAGGCGGCCGCCGCGCCCCACGAATGCGTCGAGCCGCTGTTCGAAAGCGGCCATGGCCGCCGCCGCCGCGTCCCTTTCCGGCTGCTCGACGAGGATTCTCTCCTCCCAGTGCAGGTGGAAGAGGTTTGAGGCGCTGCTTGCGAGCGCATCGAGCGCATCGTCGATCGTGCCGGGACGCATCCGATAGCGCCGGTCGGCGCCGCCATAGAGACGCTCGTTATAGGGATTGCGGTCGGAGACGATGAAGTTGACGACATCGACTGGCACGGGCGCTTGCTCCCTCCGAGCCGGCAACCGCAGGTAATGCGCGATCGAGATGCGAACGATCGCCCATACCGCGCCGGCGTACAAGGGCGCCGGCTCGCTGGCACACGCCGTGGTTGCCTCCTGCCCGATGCGCCCCGGGGTGCGTCATCTCGTCCGAAGCTGAAGCCTGGCGGCGAGGCTTGATCGGAATCAAGCCCGGCTCTCACGGCTCGTGCAACCGTCGATCATCACGCATGAGGGTTGCCCATGTTCGACATCGACGTCGTCACCCTGTCGCGCCTGCAGTTCGCAGCCACCGCGATGTATCACTTCCTCTTCGTTCCCCTGACGCTCGGCCTCTCTTTCCTCCTCGCCATCATGGAGAGCGTCTATGTCATGACCGGCCGCGAGATCTGGCGGCGCATGACCATGTTCTGGGGCACGCTGTTCGGCATCAACTTCGCCATGGGCGTCGCCACAGGCGTCGTCATGGAGTTCCAGTTCGGGATGAACTGGTCCTATTACAGTCACTATGTCGGCGACATCTTCGGCGCGCCGCTGGCGATCGAAGGGCTGATGGCCTTCTTCCTGGAGGCAACCTTCATCGGTATGTTCTTCTTCGGCTGGGATCGCCTGTCGAAGGTCGGACACCTGATCGTCACCTGGCTGGTCGCCTTCGGCGCGAACTTCTCCGCGCTCTGGATCCTGATCGCCAATGGCTGGATGCAGAATCCGGTCGGCGCCATCTTCAATCCGGACACGATGCGCATGGAGATCGCCGATTTCGCGGCGGTCATCTTCAATCCCGTCGCGCAGGCGAAGTTCGTCCACACCGTCAGCGCCGGCTATGTCACGGGTGCGATCTTCGTCATGGCGGTGAGCGCCTGGTACCTCCTGAAGGGCCGCCACATCGAGATCGCCAAGCGCTCGATGGCGGTCGCGGCGAGCTTCGGCCTCGCGGCGTCCCTCTCGGTCGTCGTGCTCGGCGACGAGAGCGGCTATCTCGCCACCGAGAACCAGAAGATGAAGGTCGCGGCGATGGAGGCCATGTGGCACACCGAGCCGGCGCCGGCCGCGATCAATCTCATCGCCTTCCCGGACAGCGCGAAGCAGGAGAACAGCTTCGCGATCAGCATCCCCTATGTGCTCGGCATCATCGGCACGCGGTCTCTGACGCAGGAACTGCCCGGCATCGTCAATCTCGTCGAGGATGCCAAGGTCCGCATCAGGAACGGCATCGCCGCCTATGTGGCCCTGCAGAAGGTTCGTTCCGACAAGACGGACACAGAGGCCCGGGCCACCTTCGACAAGAGCTGGCGCGACCTCGGCTACGGCCTTCTCGTCAAGCTCTATCGGCCCGACATCGAGAACGCGACCGAGGCTGACATCGCCAAGGCGGCCGAGCTCACGATCCCGGATGTGCCGCTGATGTTCTGGGCCTTCCGCGTGATGGTCGGGCTGGGCTTCTACTTCATCGGCTTCTTCGCCGTCGCCTTCTGGGTCGCCTCCCGCCACAAGCTCGGCGAGAAGCGATGGATGCTGTGGGTCGCGGTGTTCAGCATTCCCCTGCCCTGGGTCGCGGTCGAGGTCGGCTGGCTCGTCGCGGAAGCCGGACGGCAGCCTTGGAGCATCGAGGGCGTGTTGCCGACCTTCTATGCGGCCTCCGGCCTGACGGTCGCCGATCTCGTCATCAGCCTCGGCATCTTCCTCCTGATCTATTCCAGCCTGGCGGTCGTCGAGATCTACCTGATGCTGCATGCGATCAGGAAGGGTCCCGCCGCGCCCGAACGGCCCGAGCCCCAGGGCGCGGGCGTCCTCCCGGCCGCCGTCGCGGCCGAGCCGCAGATCAAGTGATGAGGGACTGACCCATGATCCCCTTCGTTCCCCTCGATTACGAGACGCTCCGCCTCATCTGGTGGCTGCTGCTCGGCGTCCTCCTGATCGCCTTCGCGATCATGGACGGCTTCGACCTCGGCGTCGCGGCGCTGCTGCCCTTCGTCGCCCGTAACGACGACGAGCGGCGCATCGTGATCAACACGATCGGCCCTGTCTGGGAAGGCAATCAGGTCTGGCTGATCCTCGGCGGCGGCGCCATCTTCGCCGCCTGGCCGGCGCTCTACGCCACCTCGTTCTCCGGCTTCTATCTCGCGATGATGGTGATCCTGATCGCCATCATCCTGCGCCCGGTCGGGTTCAAGTATCGCTCCAAGCTCACCGAGCCGCGCTGGCGCGCCTTCTGGGACTGGGGCCTCTTCGTCGGCGGCTTCATCCCGGCGCTCATCTTCGGCGTCGCGGTCGGCAATGTGCTGCGGGGCGTTCCCTTCCGCTTCGACGATGCGATGCGCGTCGTCTACGAGGGCAACTTCTTCGGTCTGCTGATGCCCTTCGCGCTGCTCAGCGGCCTCGTCAGCCTCGCGATGCTGGTCGCCCATGGCGCGTCGATGCTGATGATGAAGACGTCCGGCGCGATCTATGAGCGGGCCCGCGTCTATGGCAGCTACGCCGCGCTGGCGACGATCGTGCTCTTCGCGCTGGCCGGCATCTGGATCGCCCTCGGCTTCAAGGGCTATGCCGTGACCGGCATCCAGGATACCGGCGGCCCGTCCAATCCGCTCGGCAAGACGGCTGTGGCCGAGGCCGGCGCCTGGCTCGCCAATTATGGCCGCCATCCCTGGATGATGGTCGCGCCGCTCGCCGGCTTCCTCGGCAGCGCGCTCGCCCTCTTCGCCTATCAGCGGCGGCTCGCGGGCTTCGCCTTCGTCTCCACCGCGCTGGCGATCTTCGGCATCATCTCGACGGCCGGTCTCTCGATCTTCCCGTTCCTGCTGCCGTCCTCGCTCGATCCCAATGCCAGCCTCACGGTCTGGGACGCATCGTCCTCGCATCTGACGCTGTGGATCATGCTGCTCGCGACCCTCGTCTTCCTGCCGATCGTCCTCGCCTACACCGCCTTCGTCTATCGCGTGATGCGCGGCAAGGTGACGAGCGACGAGCTCGGCAAGAACCCCAACGCCTACTGAGAGGAGGTCTCGGTCATGTGGTACTTCTCCTGGATCCTGGGCATCAGCCTGGCCTGCGCTTTCGCGATCCTCAACGCGATGTGGTACGAGATGCGCGACGACGCGCTGACCGCCCGCAAGGTCGCCGCCTCTCCCTCCCCGAAACGCCGATAGACCATTCCGCTACCTTCCGGTCGGCCCGCCGCCCGCCGGAAGGCCAACTGGCCCGTCGCAGCACGCGCTGCGGCGGGTCTTTTCGCTTATTCGAAGAAGCCGAGCCGGCGCAGCAGATAGAGCACGAGCGCCGATGCGCCGATCGCTATGCCGATCGCGACGAAAGTGCCGTGGCCCCCCTGCTCCAGCGGCAGGTCGGACGTGTTCATGCCGAAGATGCCGGTCACCAGCGTCGCCGGCATCAGCATCGCGGTCAGGATCGACAGCACATAGAGATGGCGGTTGGTGGTGTTGGCGAGCTTGGCGGCGATCTCGTCCTGGAGGAAGCGGGCGCGGTCCTGCAGCTCGAGCAATTCCTGGTCGAGCGCCTCGATCCGCTGGAAGAGCCGCTCGGCCGCCTCGCGCGAGCCCTCCTGGATCGAGCGCCCCGTCTGATCCTCGACGAACTGCTTGAGCACGCCGCGGAAGGAGCCGAGCTGCCGGCGGAGGCGCACGGTCGTGCGGCGCAGCGGCGCGAGGCGCCTCGCCTCGTCGTGGAAGCGGTCGTCGAGCACGCGGTCCTCGATCGAATCCGCCGTATCGCGCAGTTCGCGCAGCATCTCGCCGATCGCCCGCAGCACCTGCACGATCATGAGTTCGAACAGCGCCACCGGTCCCGGGACCGGATGGCCGGCCTCGACGCGGCTGCGCATCAGCGCCGCCGAGCGCACGGGATGGCGGCGGCCCGAGACGAGATAGCCGTCGCCGAGCACGAAGCGCATGGGCGCGGCGCGCAGTTCGTCGTCGTCCGGATCCTGGATCGTGTCGATGAAGACGCCCCAGACGGCGGTGTCGTCGCATTCGAGCATCGGAATTTCGTCGGTCCCGAGCAGCACCGCCCGCGCAGCCGCCGGCAGCCCGGCGGTCTTCTCGATCCAGACCCGCGCCAGCCGGTCGACGAGATCGAGATGCAGCCACAGGAAGCCGTCATTGGGATCGAACAGCTCGAAAGGTTCGTCGATCGGACGCGCGCTGCCCTTGCCCGCCGTGTCGAACCGGTAGAGCCAGATGACGCCCGAAACGGGACGGCCGGAGGGCGGCGGCGTCTGGGTCAGGCTTTCGAGGGATTTGCTCGTCATGGTCATGGCCGGCCCGCACCCGCCGAAGGCTCGAGGTTGTCGCGCGGCATGGAGCCGGCCGCCCAAGGCAAGACACGAAACGACGCGGCGATCATGACGTCCCGATGACACCGCGGCCGCTGACGGTGGCGAGCACGGCATCCGCGGCGACGAACTCGGCCGCAACGCCGCCTGTGCTCATCAACCGGTCCAGCTCCGCGAAGCCGGCGATCTGCGCCTCGCGCGCCGGGCCGCCCGCGAGCAGCGGCTCCAGGGCGGCGGCAAGCGCGGCCGGCGTGCACGCCTCCTGCAGGAATTCCGGCACCACCGGACGGCCGAGCACGATGTTGGGCAGGATGACGCTGAAGCCCTTGAGCACGCGGCGCGCGATCACCGCCTCCCAGGCCGACACCTTGTAGGCGGCGACCATCGGAACGCCGGCCAGCGCCAGCTCCAGTGTGACCGTTCCGGAGGCCGCGAGCGCGGCACGGGCGCGGCGGAAAGCGGCATGCTTGGCCTCCTCGCCGGTGACGATCTCCGGCGCAACCGGCCAGCTCGCCGTCGCCGCGCGGATCAGCCCCTCGAGGCGGGGAAGCGTCGGCAGCACCGGCCTCACCGGCCGGGCCGCGGCGACGAGACCGACGGCCGCGCCGAAATCCGCGCCGAGCCGTTCGATCTCCCGGCGCCGGCTGCCCGGCAGAACGAGCAGGACCGGCGGCTCGCCGTCGCGGAGCGCCTGTTCATCGCCGTCCGGCCGCAGCGTGTCGAGCGCGCCCAGCAAGGGGTGTCCGACATAGGTCGTCGGCGGGCCGCCGAGACGGCGCATGACCTCGGGCTCGAAGGGCAGCAGCGCCAGGACGCGGTCGATCGTCCCGCGCATCGCGCGGGCGCGGCCCGGACGCCACGCCCACACGGTCGGGGCGACATATTTCACAATGGCGAGGTCCGGCAGGCGGCGGCGGACGCGCGCGGCGACGCGGTGGGTGAAATCCGGCGCGTCGACCAGCATCAGCAGGTCCGGCGGATCGGCGAGGATCGCCGCGACCGTCTCCCTGAGCCGCCGTACGATCGTCGGCAGCTTGCCGATCACCTCGCCGAAGCCAATGGCCGTGAGGTCGTCCATCGGAAAGAGGCTGACGAGGCCGGCGGCCTGCATGCGCGTCCCGCCGACGCCGCGGAACGTCACGCGGCCCTGCAACCGGTCGGCGAGCGCGCGCATCAGCGGTCCGCCGAGCGCATCGCCCGATTCCTCGCCGGCCACGATGAAGACCCGGAGCGGCCTCTGCTCTGGCAGCGTCATTCGGCGAGCCCGACGATGAAGAGGCCCTTTTCGTCGGCGACGCGGACCATTGCCTCGGCCTCGGCCGCGATCACCCCGCCGGCCTCGACGGCGATGCCCGCGAGCCCCGCCTCGGCGGCGCGCTCGACGGTCCTGACGCCAATCGACGGCAGATCGATGCGCCGGTCCTGGCCAGGCTTCGGGATCTTCACCAGAACGCCGGAGCGGCGCGGCAGGCGCACGCGGCCCGAGGCCCGCATTTCGCCGCAGCGCGCGATCATCGCGTCCGTGCCCTCGGCCGCCTCGATCGCCTGCACGTGGCGTTCGGCGACGACGGCGGCCTGACCGACATCGAAAACGTCGATCGCCCGCAGGAGACGGAACCCGATTCGCGCGTCCTCGCGCTCCGCATCCGTCATGGCGACCCGCCCGAGGGTTCCCTCCGCGACGAGGATCTCGGGCGCAACCTCATGCGCGCCGCGCAGGATGAAGCCCTCATTCTCGAAGAAGGAAGCGATATGCGACAGGAGATGTCCGTCGCCGCCGCGGCGGGCGCGCAGGAACCAGCGCAGCATCCCCACGGCCTTCCAGTCGAGCCTGAGGCTCGAGAGGCGCGGACGGAAGACATAGCCGACGATGACCATCTCGCGGCAGCCATGTCGGCGCAGAGCCGCCAGCATTGCACCGACCTTGCCGAGATGGACCCACTCGACCGGAAAGCCGGCGCCCTCGACCACGGCAGGGTCCGCGAAGCCGCGGATCGCCACGAGGACGACCCGCCGTCCCGATTGCGCGGCAGACCGGGCGACGGCAAGCGGGAAGGTCCCGCCGCCGCAAAGAATGCCGAGCGGCGCCGCCGAAGCGGCTCCGCCGGGCGAAGTGCCGCCCTCAGTCCTCGTCGCCGGCATGTTCGGCAGCAGCGCGGGGAACGGTGATGCGCCGCTTGCCGCGCTGGCGGATGAACTCGACGATGTGCATGACATTCTCGTCGTCGCCATAGCGCTCGGCCACAGCCTCGACGCGGTCGACGAGGTAGCCCGGCGCGAAGAACAGGTCGCGATAGGCTGCGCGGAGGCGCTGGATCGCCGCCCGCGTGAAGCCGCGCCGCTTCATGCCGATGATGTTGAGACCGCCGAGGCCCTCGGCGCCCTCGCGAATCGCGCCGAAAGGAATGATGTCGCGCCAGACGGGCACGAGCCCGCCGACGATCGCATGGTCGCCGATGCGCACGAACTGGTGCAGCGCGCAGAGGCCACCCATGAAGACGTTGTCGCCGATGGTCACATGGCCGCCCATCGTGGCGCAATTGGCGAGAATGACGTCGTTGCCGAGCGTGCAGTCATGCGCGACATGGACGCCGGTCATCAGGAAGCAGCGATCGCCGATGCGTGTTTCACGCGCGCCGACCGAACCGAAATTGATCGTGACGTTCTCGCGGATGACGCAGGCCTCGCCGATCACGATCGTGCCCGGCTCGCCCTTGTAATGCACCGACTGCGGCGTGCCGCCGATCGAGGCGAAGGGGCTGACCACGGTGCGCGCGCCGATGGTGGTGTGCGCCGTCACCGAGGCGTGGTTTCTGATCTCGACGCCATCGCCGAGCACGACATCGCGGCCGACAAAGGCGAAGGCGCCGATCGTGACGTCAGCGCCGAGCTGCGCGCCGTCCTCGATCACCGCCGATGGATGGATGTTGGACATGGAACTCCGTTACTGCCCCACCAGCATGGCGCTGATGTCGGCTTCGGCAACCTTGACGCCGGCGACCTTGGCCTCGCTCTGGAATCGCCAGAGATTGCCACGGTTCTTGACCTTGCGGACGTGATATTCGAGCACGTCGCCGGGTTCCACGGGCTTGCGGAACTTGGCGTTGTCGATGGTGAGGAAATAGACGAGCTGCGGCTTGCCGGGCCGCGCGGCGAGGCAGATCGCCCCGGCCGTCTGCGCCATCCCCTCGATGATCAGCACGCCCGGCATCACCGGCTTGCCCGGGAAATGGCCCTGGAAGTGCGGCTCGTTGAACGTGACGTTCTTGATGCCGATCGCGCTTTCATCGCCGTTGATCTCGATGATGCGATCGACCAGCAGGAACGGATAACGGTGCGGCAGAAGCTCGAGGATCCGCGCGATATCCGCCGATCCGAGGCTGTTGTCGCCTTCGCTCATGACACCTCTTTCCCCTCGTCTTCCTTCTGACGCGCGCTGGCGCGCTGCGCGAGGCGGCGGATCGCCAGCTCCTCGCGGTACCACTCCTTTATCGGACGCGCCGGGGCTCCGCCATAGCGCCCCCCGGCGGCGAGATCGTCCTTCACGCTGGCCGTCGCGGCGACCTGCGCCCCGTGTCCGATGGTGACGTGACCGTTGACGCCGACCTGGCCGCCGAGCACGACGAAGTCGCCGAGCGTCGCGCTGCCCGAGATACCGACCTGCGAGACGATCACGCAGTGGCGACCGATCGCAACGTTATGGCCGATCTGCACGAGATTATCGATCTTCGTGCCCTCGCCGATCACCGTGTCGCGGTTGGCGCCGCGATCGATGGTCGTGTTGGCACCGACCTCGACATCGTCCTGGATCACGACGCGGCCGATCTGCGGCACCTTCGCATGGCCCTGGCCGCCCATCTGGTAGCCGAAGCCGTCCTGCCCTATACGCACGCCGGGATGCAGGATCACGCGATTGCCGACCAGCGCATGCGTCACGGAGGCGCCGGCGCCGATATGGCAGTCGCGGCCGATCCGGACATGCGCGCCGATCACCGCGGCGGGGCCGACGAACGTCCCGCGGCCGATCTCGGCTCCGGGTCCGATCACCGCGCCGGGCTCGACCGTGACGCCCTCCTCCAGCCGCGCCTCGGCATGGACATGCGCGCCCGGTGAAACGCCCGGTCCGAACACGGGCTGGGGCCGCATCGCCGCGGGAAAGAGCAGGCGCAGCACGCTGACATAGCCGTCATGCGGACGCGGGCTTTCCAGCGCGACGACGCCGGCGGGCACCGCGTCCAGATGCTTCGCCGTCACGAGGCATGCCGCCGCGCGCGTCGCGGCGAGCAGCGGCAGGTAGCGCGGGCTGTCGATGAAGGTGAGGTCGTTCGTCCCGGCCGAATCGAGCGCCGCAACGCCGGTGATCCGCCGCTCGGGATCGGCGCCCTCTGCAAGCTTCGCTCCGGTCAGGGCAGCGATCTCGGCCAGCGTCGGCGAAGCCGCCGGCAGGAAGAAGACGGGGTCGCCCATGGCGCAGCTCTCGGAATAGGCCGGTCCAGAAACGCGAAGGACCGCCGGTGAGCCCGGCGGTCCCTCGCTGCTTCTATAGGAGATATCAGAACTGCGTGCCAGCGCTGAAGCGGAACATCTGCGTCTGGTCGAAATTCGCCTTGGTCAGCCACTGGCCGAAGTCGCCGCGCAGCGGGCCGAAGGGCGAATTCCAGATGATCGAGACACCGACCGAGGTGCGGATCATCGAGCTGTCCTCGATGTCGAGATTCTCGAGGCCGTCATAGCCGAACAGCGTGCCGGCATCGGCGAACACGGCGCCGCGCAGGCCGAACTCCTCCGGCAGGACCGGCAGCGGGAATTGAACCTCGAGCGAGGCGTTGTAGTA
Encoded here:
- a CDS encoding CorA family divalent cation transporter, whose product is MTSKSLESLTQTPPPSGRPVSGVIWLYRFDTAGKGSARPIDEPFELFDPNDGFLWLHLDLVDRLARVWIEKTAGLPAAARAVLLGTDEIPMLECDDTAVWGVFIDTIQDPDDDELRAAPMRFVLGDGYLVSGRRHPVRSAALMRSRVEAGHPVPGPVALFELMIVQVLRAIGEMLRELRDTADSIEDRVLDDRFHDEARRLAPLRRTTVRLRRQLGSFRGVLKQFVEDQTGRSIQEGSREAAERLFQRIEALDQELLELQDRARFLQDEIAAKLANTTNRHLYVLSILTAMLMPATLVTGIFGMNTSDLPLEQGGHGTFVAIGIAIGASALVLYLLRRLGFFE
- a CDS encoding DUF1576 domain-containing protein translates to MPDATEDAPAAATSDRFILSTVAGLAGAFVLFGLLVDGPRTALQGLVAIQLVRDTLVTDYIGVGGKGAAFLNAGLLTLVACGFYWRCRAKMTGGAVAALLLVLGFALFGKNLLNVWPIVGGVWLYCRLKGEAFGAHLNTAFFGCALAPVVSEILFSTTLSPMVTLPLAVATGIGMGLVLVPVAAQLFKAHGGLSLYNMGFAAGILGTLVVALYRSYGFVPAPVFIWTRGNNLLLGAFLFALFAALAALGLWHDRGAARHFRSILRMSGQAPADFIGAAGFGATLVNMGVSGALGTLYLVVIGGDLNGPTIGALMTIVGFAAAGKHPANFLPVMIGVFIGTLAKPWNAHDPSLQLAALFGTTLAPIAGRFGWHWGIVAGFIHSSAALAVGDLHGGLVLYNNGFAAGLVASVLGPVVAVIKGRKVEA
- a CDS encoding cytochrome ubiquinol oxidase subunit I; translated protein: MFDIDVVTLSRLQFAATAMYHFLFVPLTLGLSFLLAIMESVYVMTGREIWRRMTMFWGTLFGINFAMGVATGVVMEFQFGMNWSYYSHYVGDIFGAPLAIEGLMAFFLEATFIGMFFFGWDRLSKVGHLIVTWLVAFGANFSALWILIANGWMQNPVGAIFNPDTMRMEIADFAAVIFNPVAQAKFVHTVSAGYVTGAIFVMAVSAWYLLKGRHIEIAKRSMAVAASFGLAASLSVVVLGDESGYLATENQKMKVAAMEAMWHTEPAPAAINLIAFPDSAKQENSFAISIPYVLGIIGTRSLTQELPGIVNLVEDAKVRIRNGIAAYVALQKVRSDKTDTEARATFDKSWRDLGYGLLVKLYRPDIENATEADIAKAAELTIPDVPLMFWAFRVMVGLGFYFIGFFAVAFWVASRHKLGEKRWMLWVAVFSIPLPWVAVEVGWLVAEAGRQPWSIEGVLPTFYAASGLTVADLVISLGIFLLIYSSLAVVEIYLMLHAIRKGPAAPERPEPQGAGVLPAAVAAEPQIK
- a CDS encoding glycosyltransferase: MPVDVVNFIVSDRNPYNERLYGGADRRYRMRPGTIDDALDALASSASNLFHLHWEERILVEQPERDAAAAAMAAFEQRLDAFVGRGGRLVWTVHNALPHEPRHLDLFFALRRRLAGQASLILVHHEAAAEALAGQCAIDRSKLVLLPHPAYFGAYEPEADTLSIEPDWQATRLLTVGMLRAYKGLDLLAEAARLAPDIGIDVMGEPGPRFFEEMQPLLDGAPSIAVSPRRVEDGDLPALIRRARGLVLPYRSLLSSGVALLAMTFGRPIVAPDVRQLRDILPLAARRFLYKPHNAGSLAARMRELVTLEADEQRQLRSDLQRAAMRYHPERVGARLFDLLDAVRR
- a CDS encoding urea transporter, yielding MERILQGFERAAGASPAIRFIDVMLRGAGQVMFMDNPLTGLFFVAAIVWGAFAVDAPLVALAGLLALAVATGTALVGGFDRASWRVGLYGYNALLTGLALGTFLAPGAMHFVFVVIAGAFSVVVSEAVGRFLKVHAVPGLTFGFVLTAWLFLLASHGFAGLPAGGLPTAVLPGGATVVASDPLAPGAFLAGVALSISQVFLKDSIIAALLFLAGLAVASLPAALLALAGAVIAVAVAHLAGAESDLVTGGLLGFSPVLTAVALGTVFGKPTPRGLAYAAFGTVVTVIAQAALNAGLAPFGLPALTMPFVLVTWLFLLARPAPAA
- the lpxB gene encoding lipid-A-disaccharide synthase, with translation MTLPEQRPLRVFIVAGEESGDALGGPLMRALADRLQGRVTFRGVGGTRMQAAGLVSLFPMDDLTAIGFGEVIGKLPTIVRRLRETVAAILADPPDLLMLVDAPDFTHRVAARVRRRLPDLAIVKYVAPTVWAWRPGRARAMRGTIDRVLALLPFEPEVMRRLGGPPTTYVGHPLLGALDTLRPDGDEQALRDGEPPVLLVLPGSRRREIERLGADFGAAVGLVAAARPVRPVLPTLPRLEGLIRAATASWPVAPEIVTGEEAKHAAFRRARAALAASGTVTLELALAGVPMVAAYKVSAWEAVIARRVLKGFSVILPNIVLGRPVVPEFLQEACTPAALAAALEPLLAGGPAREAQIAGFAELDRLMSTGGVAAEFVAADAVLATVSGRGVIGTS
- the cydB gene encoding cytochrome d ubiquinol oxidase subunit II — protein: MIPFVPLDYETLRLIWWLLLGVLLIAFAIMDGFDLGVAALLPFVARNDDERRIVINTIGPVWEGNQVWLILGGGAIFAAWPALYATSFSGFYLAMMVILIAIILRPVGFKYRSKLTEPRWRAFWDWGLFVGGFIPALIFGVAVGNVLRGVPFRFDDAMRVVYEGNFFGLLMPFALLSGLVSLAMLVAHGASMLMMKTSGAIYERARVYGSYAALATIVLFALAGIWIALGFKGYAVTGIQDTGGPSNPLGKTAVAEAGAWLANYGRHPWMMVAPLAGFLGSALALFAYQRRLAGFAFVSTALAIFGIISTAGLSIFPFLLPSSLDPNASLTVWDASSSHLTLWIMLLATLVFLPIVLAYTAFVYRVMRGKVTSDELGKNPNAY
- the cydX gene encoding cytochrome bd-I oxidase subunit CydX, with protein sequence MWYFSWILGISLACAFAILNAMWYEMRDDALTARKVAASPSPKRR